The genomic window AACAGATTCAGTGGAGTGAGATGtgggcttgaaggtgattgatgttcttggcttgcctggcttgtaacgggagtgaatgtaactctatggagagggaaaggagggagggtaaTGGgtatgatctttaggttttaattctctgaatgtaatcttttagggtaataatctgggggatCAAGGTGAGATATATATTTATTCCCtaagtctttgctcttatatcatttcttttatattggagagagaacaataatcattcaTTATTGAgagaagttaaagagagagagaagtcacagaggaggatcagtgggggcctcattatttcccaaactgtgacctTATCAGCCAGTGGGGGTGTGATGGCCTCCAGCAAAGGATATATCAGGATAGGACTGGCAGGCCTCTTACAGGCCCAAAATGCTATCTGACTCTTAGACcaaggtttaaaaatattatagacaAGGTTTATTGTTATTCACTGTAGCATTACTGGAGGATCAGGAATTAGGAATCCCTAAACTATGAATTCTAGAtactcctccctcctttcctcaggGCTCTGCAAAGAGCCATCTTCTCTTCCAGATGCCTGTTCACTACTCTCTGTCTAGAAATTCTAGCTATTCTAATTACCTGACTAATAATCCTCTAAAATATCTTTTGGTTAGATATTTATAGTTCATCAGAGTATTAACTTTGAACCCTTGATGAGTCCAACTCTCTTCCAGCTGGACCCAAAATGGCTTCAGGCCTTCCCCACAGTCAGTTTTACTATCTGGCCAACAGTTCTCTTTATAGCAGTACAGATGCACGCTCAGGACACAGGAAAACGATTAgatgacaaattagaagacagAGTTGGTAGGATCTCAACACCAGGATACCAGGACAGCAGGGCAGGTAGCTTTGACTCCAAAGGAAAAGGGCAGGCAAACTCCCACTTGGCTAACACAAAAGACAACCACAGGAAGTTGTTGCTCCAAGCTCCACTGTGTCTTCTCATATCTTCCCCACACTCTAGAATACGGTCTTTAAAGTTGTGACATGCAGCACTTTGCAAACTCTCCTCTCTACTCCCTGTTTGCCaaccattcctttcctttctccttgccccttaaaaatattttcagcattAGTTCACACCTGGATCCCCATAAATTAGAAACTTTTACAGATGTTCTTTATCTTCCAGACACCTCACCATGTCCCCTGGATTTATTCTTAGTGATATTCCCACTCCCCATCCTCCTCATCCCTAGTCACATAGCCATGAATTGATGAGTTTTGCCTGTAATGAGAATTCAGCAAACCTGTGTAGAATCCAGACTTGGTATCTTGAAAATATCCCTTTGAAATAGTTCTCTGTATTGCCTCCCGTTGTCTGTCAATGACCCACATCCATCATGTATCAATGTGTAATGACTTTCCTAATAAATCCCTTAAGCTGGAGCATCAGCACAGTGCTCTGCTAAAACCCTCCATCCTGCTCCCTGCTTCGTTCTACAGAAGAACGAAGCAGGGAGCAGGATGGAGGGCTTGATTTCTCAGGTCCTAACAGAATTAATTCCTTATGTTTTCCTGCTAAGGTTGTAAATTGAAATAGCCACAGGACAAAGAATTTTGAAGACAGTCAACTTAGCTAACCTAATAAAAACAGGTATAAATGCAAACTGAGTAAAGCTATGTAATGTTTTCCACAACTGTTAATACAAAGTTAAATACATGTTTGTTTAGCTAGTATTAACTTgagaaaacacagaactattataGTCAGAAAagccactctttaattaaggaaagggattCAGTGCTTTCCTCAAGGCCTCCACTCAGAGCTGCCTGCTACACACCCACACATAGTTCCAAGATCCcggttgctctggtcactgacccctgggagaacCAACCCTGCTagattgacaactccaaggaacaaaagaatctgGAGGACCTATATACCACTTGAGGGATCCAGGGGCAgtgaaagatgattgacattaccatagctacaaggaaatgggagtgttccaattacagacaggatacaatcagggaaaggaatcatagctagaggctagggtgcaAGGGAAGGGGCTATTTACAATGGAGATTAAGATAGTCCCTACTTTTATGGTAGAAATCACAGAAATATAAATGAATCTAAGTGTAGTAAAAGTTGGTTTTAAGAGGCTAGCATGACTGCAGGAGATTCTGAAATGTAGGAGGAGAAATTTTGAAGGTGCAACTACTATGTGGGCTCTTCCTGTCTTGGagctgagagaggaaggagctTATCTCTGCTGATCCTGTTTCTACCAGCTGTGGAGAGGAAAACTGgatcaagctctggactttctgccactgaggtggagcaaacagcagttggaaggcTTGAGTAAAACTGATGTAAAACAgggatgacagttggtgggggggaggggggagttggAGAGTGAAAGTTGCTCTCCTAGGACTCTctttttcctggccctcagactggaaggagcactctctccctgtcttgggatagaagCACCTCTATATCTGATTTTCCCAACTgggtgctctacctggattccagGGATCATTTCATCAAACGAAAGTATTTAAGGGGaatggtttgaactgtaaggccggtctttagaaggcatcagcccaaagagacaggcccaaccagctctgaaagtcagaaccttttcttcctctttagctGTCTACTGCTAATGACTTTGAACTTAACAAAAGCTAGCAGAGATTAGAATAGGCAGGAataagaaaccctccaccagcctgcaaggcctggcctcagctcaaaagctgagactcAAACCCAGTCTAGGAAAAtcccgattccctcttccctgatacctccccaatccaaacttgttattaaaattcaccTTTACTTAAATAaaatgcagtcagataagaggactatcatttcagggggacacatagagggaactgaacctaaggacagccattcaaccataaatagtCTTATTGGACTCCTGCCAGaagaccttggtctgggggaagGGTTGTCCcttgtgggggtgggaggggatcTGTTCTTACCTACTCtgaggtatcttcaacatcaatcaatagagaagacatccccctcaggctatcataattagtccatttctcaggaaccccatttttcaaaaatagcctctcagaaGGGAGTagctctctccttttacctcaccagcatccatattccctctatcccttcaactcccccattccctgttacaaaaccttccttatcccctgtacttctTTAATCCCtaaaattcctttaactattacacagCCTGTGAGACAAGGGaaaccttttgatttctttgggagtaCCTTTCCTCTCCAGAAAAACCATCCTGAAGAAGATCCTACACTCTCAAACCTTGCAAAAAGAACATCATGTTTCTGATGCAGTTGTTGGTGTGAGGGCTGAGGGTCAACCTTAGACCCAGCCCACCTGGGTTGCACTTCAACATACAGGGTTCATCCTTTCAACCTGAAACCTGTCACATCCTGATAAACCAATAAAGGGAACATTTATAgtataaggaagaagagaggggaatTTTTGCATTATTAGTCAGAAGCAAAAAGGATTTTTAGGGAGCCTCAAGATCAAGAAGGGTTCACCATGCAATAAACATAAAGGGAAGTGAGAGAATTAGTGACTGGGCATTCTCAATCCTAAatcctccctccctatctcttaCTTACCAATAAACCTGTTTTTTACAACTGCTTGAAAGACTTAGTTGCAGCTGGTCCAATGTAGTAAGGCAGTAAAAGGGAACTGAGGTATCATTCACACACCTCAGTGTACCGCATTATTATACTCCACTATTTCACCACCCAAGTgtaagggtctctgatacaatgggagacTACCTAAGAAAAAGAGTACTTAGCATTTGCTTAGCCCCCTCAAACTTCTTAGGGTCCAtgattcagtctgaaactgctagcctgagattcccttcagggtggttTCTCAGGGAATTGGGATCTCCAACTTacgggttcatcagatcttacaaGGCTTCAAgattgggggtttctagattccacattgacaataGTATATAAACTCAGGGATTAAAAAGATTTCTTAGGAAAGTTGCTCTTTTTTGATAAGCCTGTTTTGTTTTACTATGGTTATACTGGAAAAGTGTCTACTAATTTATATGATGTCTTGAGCAATTGACAATATGAGATAAGAAAGGCAGATACATAGGAGAAAAGAACTACCTAGCAAAAATGGGAAGCTTGGAGTAGAAATTTAAAAGCCTGAAAATTAAGAGTATTAtctactgtataattgaaaatctgttaccataaaaaagaactacatttcctgagagccccctgacttcctgtcattatatacttcctgtagacagaggatataatGTGAGGACAGAGAGTCTCATttcttcttgggcttgcagccagtggtgatggtggtgaatgggaattttaaaatggctaatcaaccatgggcatgtggtttttattttctaccctctttattccttgattttaatgatctttaataaacctccataaaatattttattattagagattaaatttttCAATTTTACACTCCTTTTCCAAATGTGAGAGAGCAGGCAATAAGCAAATTTAATAGAAATGTAGAATTAGTGAAGTAGGGGCACCTAAATGGTTCAATGGATACTCAATGGATACAGctgccaagcctagagatgagaggtcctggcttcagacctggcctcagacactccctagttttgtgaacctgggtaagaactttaaccccaaatgcccagcctttgccattcttctgccttggaaccaatacacagtattgattcattGACAAAATGTAAGTGCATGGAGTGAGAAATTTGTGTCATTCTATATCAAGTCACCTCAAAAAGAGCagttttaagtgatttttttttcagtacctATAGGTCCTTTCCCTGTTTATGTTTTTTactgccctttggacatagtttcaaattgctctctccaGATTTGCTGAATCAATTGAGTATCTGTTTCCTCACATCTCCTCCAACtttgtcactttctttttctgtcataatggCAAATCTAAAAGATATGGGGTGGGGGAAAGCCAGGTagttaagtggattgagagccaggccgagagatgggaggtcctagattcaaatctggcatcagacacttcaaAGCTGgttaaccctgagcaagtcacttaacccccactgcctagcacttaccactcttctgccttgtaaccaatacacagtattgattccaagatggaaggcaagggtttaataaaaataaattaaaaaataaaatatatggggtGATCCCTCAGGCttattataatttgcatttccctaaatAAGTGATCACCCTCCTCCTGTGGAAAACACATAAAACCTGAGCACCCAGATTAAGTATTTTCTGCACCAGGAATCCTCTGATATGATGTAAAAGATAGGATCCTGGCTGAAAGCCTTCCCCCAGGCAATCCATCTGGAACTGATCTGTTCagaagacatttttttcatactGAACAAGCTCTGGACTCTCCATTTCAATGTCTTTCTTCATTCATGACAGTAACAAGATTTTTATCCCAAAGGAATTCTTGCTTGGTAATAAGAAATGATCATTGCCTGAAGGACTTACCACATTTATAATATTCCTTAACTTTCTATCTAGTGTGGATCTTCTTATGATAAATAATCTAAAACTAGCAAGTATAAGTTTAGTctcattcataaggcttctctccagtgaaGATTTTCTGACATGAAACAACTATGGAGCTATATATGAAAGCCTATTCAAATTAATGATATCCACAGTTTCTATCCAATATGGATGCTCTGATGTCTGGCAAGAGACTCCCTCcatctgaaagcctttccacattgtttacattcataaggtttctctccaccatgaattctctgatgttgtgCAAGAGAGCTCCTCCGTGTGAAAGCTTtcccacactgtttacattcaaaaggtttctcgccactgtggattctctgatgtttggCAAGATTGCCTCTatttgtgaaagcctttccacactgtttacattcataaggtttctctccactgtggcttctctgatgtacagtaagctGGCctctctgtgtgaaagcctttccacactgcgtacattcataaggtttctctccactgtggattctctgatgtgcagcaagagagCCACTatctctgaaagcctttccacattgtttacattcataaggtttctctccactgtggctCCTCAGATGAATGGCAAGAGAGCctctctgtgtgaaagcctttccacattgtttacattcataaggtttctctccagtgtggattctctgatgaatGGCATGATTGCCTCtatctgtgaaagcctttccacagtgtttacactgataaggtttctctccagtgtggattctctgatgactGGCAAGATGGCCACTttttgtgaaagcctttccacagtgtttacattcataaggtttctctccactgtggctTCTCTGATGTTCAGTAAAAGAGACCTTCCACGTAAATGCCTTTCCAcaatgtttacattcataaggtttatCTCCACTGTGacttctctgatgtttagcaagagaGCCGCtatctgtgaaagcctttccacattgtttacactcataaggtttctctccagtgtggattctctgatgtacagcaagagaacccctctctgtgaaagcctttccacagtggttacattcataaggtttctctccagtgtggattctttgatgtacagcaagatagCCACTatttgtgaaagcctttccacagtgcttacattcataaggtttctctcctgtgtgaattctctgatgtttagcaagagagcccctctctgtgaaagcctttccacactgtttacattcataaggtttctctccagtgtggattctctgatgtgtagcaagatGGCTCCTCtgagtgaaagcctttccacagtgtttacattcataaggtttctctccactgtggattcGCTGATGTTCAGTAAAGGAGACCTTccatgtaaaagcctttccacactgtttacattcataaggtttctctccagtgtgcattctctgatgacTGACAAGATGGCCCCTCTttgtgaaagcttttccacagtgtttacactcataaggtttctctccagtatggattctctgatgttcagtaaAAGAGACCTTCCatataaaagcctttccacactgtttacattcaaaaggtttctctccagtgtggattctctgatgtgcagcaagagagACTTTCCATGTGAAAGCCTTCCCACActctttacattcataaggtttctctccagagtgtATTATTTCATGTGCAGCAGGCTCAGAGTTCTGACTGGAAGGTTTCCCACCTTTATTACTCATAGAAACTATCTTTACACATTTCCTTTTTGGATGTCTCCTGAGGTCTGAACTGCAGTCAAAGGCCATTCCACCTAGGTCACATTGATACATGGGCACATCCAGAGGTTTCTCATGCCACTGAATAAGTCCTACTTCTTCAGGAGAGCACTTGACATATTCGTGATCCTGACAATTACCTAAGGCCAATTTCATATACTGATATAGGACTGAATATTGGCTGAATTTCTCTGTCTTTTCATCAAATACATTGTGactctttggatttttatttaccttGATATTAGAGTCAATGATTTCTCTCAAAACGAAGCCAGAGGGACCCTCATTCATGCATCTTTGGGGGTCATATCTTTTCACAAAAAAGCTTGGCATTGTAGTCATCTCCGTCACTTCAAAAGTAGTCTCAgcctctgaagaaaacaaataatgatatgaacacagaaggaaggagaacacaaagaaatagaagttctttcctctgatggcagaaaataaactgatttttattctatttaccCAGGCTAAAAGAAGTTTTCAAATTTAAAGAGGAATCAGTCTTTGGATACACCATTTCGTCATATCTACAAGgtggatgattttagaaagatttgCACATACACTAACAATGAACTCTCACAATGGACCTGGGACACAGGCAGGCCCAAGATTCTCATCATACTTTGCAACTCATGTCATGAATAAAGAATGGAGGAATGACCTGACCAACTTCCTTGCAGATAGAATACAAATCAAACCCTGTGCCAGAACACATTTTGTCCACAGTATTGGACAGTGTTTCTCCACtgccctttctatctttcctaaaAAGTCACACTTcaattattcttataattttgtgaATCTCAGGTAACCttccagatattctgttctaaatattttggaTGCACTATCACATGGTCATTCTATATGCTAAGCTGAAAAACAACCTCACTTTTTTAAACTCTCATACAGTAATTTTCAAGTGgaatatgttttcttcttttctctacacATGCCAGGATATTATGCCATTTAGTGCAGACACACTATATATTCATGGTATTTTGAGCTACCATATATTATGTCTCATACTCTATACTGAGACCATCATCCATCTCTTGGGAAATGAACAGCATGCTTCAGTGGTGGTCTGCCAGCCCCCAAGTCTAGCACTCCCTTCACTGGAAAAAATAAGTCTTTTGGAATAATAGCCCTCATACACCTACTCTCATTTCACTCACCTGAACAAGAGCTCCTTGGGTCTTTTTTGTCTAACAGCCATGGTGCTTCTCCTTGCTGAAAACAGGAGATAAATTTTTCTCTAAGCATTGGAAGCCCTgggcataagaaagaagggttaaggagagaaaatttttaaaaattcttaatggAAAGGGAGCATGCAAATAAGGACTATAGAATGGTTTCTATTATATTCACTGTTGGAGCATTTATAGGAAGGCAGAAATCATGGAAACCATTTCCAATCAGAAAATTCCACCTTTATTTACATCTTGCAATATTAGAATAGGCACATTTCACAACCTCCAttatctagaaataaaaggtagCTGGTAGTAAAGGGGTAAAAGATCAGACCTTGggagtcagaaaaacaaatttactACAGTCTCAGAGAGATGGTAAGTGGgtgctcctgggcaagttatttaacctctctttgcctcagttgcctcacctATGAATTGAGGACAATAAGAGTATCAAACTCACAAAGATGTTGTgaaattaatgataattattaaCTTTTTTACCCAGCAATGGACATAGAATAGTTGTTTAGAAATGCCTactccctttctttccattcctatCATATGGCCTGCAAtttaaggaaaaaggaggaataaGGATGACTTGCTAGAATAGGCAAAATTAGAGGCTGTAAGCTAcagttttgtacttctttttgaattttatttctgtattggtttttttgtttatttattttagaatcccttaccttctgtctcagagttaatactgtgtagaggttccaaggcagaatagtggtaaggggtaggcaatgggggctaaaaaacttgcccagggtcaaacagctagaaagtttctgaggccagattttaacctaggacctcctgtctctaggcctgactctcaatccaccgaacCACACAGCTACTccctacatatatattttttttctaatgtatcttttaaattaaaaaaatttttaaatttttttccaagcttacatatttatttttctttctcttctctccccctccaagCTCCCATAAgtatttccactgggttatacaactGTTATCACTCataactattttcatattattaatttttataatagagcaatcttttgaaaccCAAATTcacaaatcatatatccatataaacaaaagatgagttatttgtttttcttctgtgtttctactcccacagtttctcttgatgtggaaagcattatttctcataaatcgcttgggattgtcttgtattagcaagctccaatacattgtattattccacaatgtttcactttctgcataaaatattctcttggttctgctcatttgatTCTGTATCATCGAGGTTCTTCTAGTTCAcacagaaatcctccagttcatcattccttacagcatagtagtattcatttcatcacaatcatataacacaatttgttcatccattccccaatagatgaataccccctcattttccaattttttaccaccacaaagagcacagctatgaatatttttgtacaaatattttcctctttagggtacaaacctagtagtggtattgctggaccaaAGCATTCCTTTAAGTCCTTTGGGCagatttccaaattgccttccagaatggctaaatcaattcacaacttcaccagcaacacattagtgtcccaattttgccacaacccctccaacatttatcattctcctttactgtcatattagccactcTATTAGGTATGAGGTGAGATcatattccaaaagctgggatcttcgggtttatcaaacactatcttgctaaggtcatttatcccatGTCTAATTCCactgatccatccttctatctcttacacagtaccatattgtttggataatcactgctttatggtatagtttgagaactggtACTGCGAGGCCTccatccttaacatttttttttcattagttcccttgatattctggatcttttgttcttccaaatgaactttgttataatgttttcttattctattaaaaaaaaaagttttttggcagtatggtactgaataagtaaattattttaggttTAGTTAGgactgtaatttttattttattagctcatccttcccatgaacaattaatgtttttccaattgtttagatctagttttatttgtgtgataaGTGTTCTGTAGTCGTGTTCAAATAATTCccgagtttgtcttggcagatagattcccaaataatttatattaccaagagtgattttaaatggagtttctctttctaacccttgctgctgagttttattggaaataaatagaaatgctgatgatttaggtaggtttgttttgtatcctgcaactttactaaaattatttccactaattttagttgattttctcggtttctctaggtataccatcctATCAACTGctaagagtgatagtttagtttcctcgttGCCTACttttatcccttcaatttctttctcatctctaattgctacagctagagtttctagtacagaATTAAACAATagtggtgacaatgggcatccttgctgcACTCCTTGTCTTCCTGGGAAGGCTCCTAACTTATgcccattacagataatacttgatgataattttaaataaatactgtttgttATTCTGA from Monodelphis domestica isolate mMonDom1 chromosome 4, mMonDom1.pri, whole genome shotgun sequence includes these protein-coding regions:
- the LOC100618455 gene encoding zinc finger protein 260-like isoform X1, with product MCTKRGGAGAPVRPPRTSPPSGLPSPEAPQGGPAESLQPERMAPGTPSQGSITLKDVAVDFTQEEWGLLDHSQKDLCLEVMLENIQNLLSVGLPMLREKFISCFQQGEAPWLLDKKDPRSSCSEAETTFEVTEMTTMPSFFVKRYDPQRCMNEGPSGFVLREIIDSNIKVNKNPKSHNVFDEKTEKFSQYSVLYQYMKLALGNCQDHEYVKCSPEEVGLIQWHEKPLDVPMYQCDLGGMAFDCSSDLRRHPKRKCVKIVSMSNKGGKPSSQNSEPAAHEIIHSGEKPYECKECGKAFTWKVSLAAHQRIHTGEKPFECKQCGKAFIWKVSFTEHQRIHTGEKPYECKHCGKAFTKRGHLVSHQRMHTGEKPYECKQCGKAFTWKVSFTEHQRIHSGEKPYECKHCGKAFTQRSHLATHQRIHTGEKPYECKQCGKAFTERGSLAKHQRIHTGEKPYECKHCGKAFTNSGYLAVHQRIHTGEKPYECNHCGKAFTERGSLAVHQRIHTGEKPYECKQCGKAFTDSGSLAKHQRSHSGDKPYECKHCGKAFTWKVSFTEHQRSHSGEKPYECKHCGKAFTKSGHLASHQRIHTGEKPYQCKHCGKAFTDRGNHAIHQRIHTGEKPYECKQCGKAFTQRGSLAIHLRSHSGEKPYECKQCGKAFRDSGSLAAHQRIHSGEKPYECTQCGKAFTQRGQLTVHQRSHSGEKPYECKQCGKAFTNRGNLAKHQRIHSGEKPFECKQCGKAFTRRSSLAQHQRIHGGEKPYECKQCGKAFRWRESLARHQSIHIG
- the LOC100618455 gene encoding zinc finger protein 260-like isoform X2 — translated: MLENIQNLLSVGLPMLREKFISCFQQGEAPWLLDKKDPRSSCSEAETTFEVTEMTTMPSFFVKRYDPQRCMNEGPSGFVLREIIDSNIKVNKNPKSHNVFDEKTEKFSQYSVLYQYMKLALGNCQDHEYVKCSPEEVGLIQWHEKPLDVPMYQCDLGGMAFDCSSDLRRHPKRKCVKIVSMSNKGGKPSSQNSEPAAHEIIHSGEKPYECKECGKAFTWKVSLAAHQRIHTGEKPFECKQCGKAFIWKVSFTEHQRIHTGEKPYECKHCGKAFTKRGHLVSHQRMHTGEKPYECKQCGKAFTWKVSFTEHQRIHSGEKPYECKHCGKAFTQRSHLATHQRIHTGEKPYECKQCGKAFTERGSLAKHQRIHTGEKPYECKHCGKAFTNSGYLAVHQRIHTGEKPYECNHCGKAFTERGSLAVHQRIHTGEKPYECKQCGKAFTDSGSLAKHQRSHSGDKPYECKHCGKAFTWKVSFTEHQRSHSGEKPYECKHCGKAFTKSGHLASHQRIHTGEKPYQCKHCGKAFTDRGNHAIHQRIHTGEKPYECKQCGKAFTQRGSLAIHLRSHSGEKPYECKQCGKAFRDSGSLAAHQRIHSGEKPYECTQCGKAFTQRGQLTVHQRSHSGEKPYECKQCGKAFTNRGNLAKHQRIHSGEKPFECKQCGKAFTRRSSLAQHQRIHGGEKPYECKQCGKAFRWRESLARHQSIHIG